Part of the Varibaculum massiliense genome is shown below.
TCTACCAACTCGTATTCACCCCGTACTGAAGGTTTCACCGTTTGACAAGCGGGAATGATTCTTGCGTCAAAAATCCAACAATTCATGCTGATAGGAGCATCAGGGAAGGCAGATATTTCCGCTTCACTGGGTTTTTCAATAATGTTGCACAGCTTGCCATTTTCTACGTCCATTATTGCGTAGCTTTTCACCCGTGCAGCCTCAATGTTGGATTTAGCAATCAGCTCTTGCCGAGCAAAACCTGCAGTTGCTAAACCGGGAACCTTCACTATTTGCGTTAAAACCTCTAGCGGATAATAGTTGTCGGAATTCAAAACCAACGCGCGGTCATTGCCGATGAAATCAGCGGCCGCGGCCACCGCATTAGCAGTTCCTAAAGGTTCCTCTTGGATTGCATAGCTGATGGTAACCCGGCTTTTTTCAACTTGGTCATAATACTTACGGAAAGCATTATGCTCGGGACCGATTACTAAGCAAACTTCCTTAATTCCCGCATCCGCAAAAGAACTGATTACATAGTCTAAAAAGGGTCGTCCCACATTTATCAAACCCTTGGTTCCTGCGGAGGCGGCTGCCGCCTGATCCCCGGCAAGATTAGTGGTTCCATCATCTGCCCGCATCCGGGTTCCTAACCCGCGCGCCAGAATAACTGCTTTAGTTACCGTCATAGAAAACAATCCTAATAATCAGATATTCCGCCAGGCTATACCGCTACCAGGTAAATTAAATTCTTCCTGTCTACCCCCGGGCAGGTTAACCACCGTGGACTGCGGGTTCTCGGTATTGTTAATGACACAGTATCTTTGTGCCGCTACGAACTCAGCGACCTCGCAATTAGGATTGCTAGAACTCCAGAGAGCGTATTGATTCTCTTTGTTAGCGGCAAAGAAGAGGATTCTTTCCAGCAGACGGGCATTAGCTGCTGAATAGGGGAGTCCGGAAATATATACCCCTCTTCCCTTTCCAAAGTCATTTGCAGCCAGCTGTACCTGTCCGTCCTCAGCCCGAATTAAAACCGTATCTTCGCTGATAGGATAGGTGTTTGGTACCGGTTCCCCAAAATCTATTACCGCTTCCTCGCCAAGATCAGCGGTTATAAAATGGGAAGTCGTTACGGGAGGGAAATATTTATCAACTGACAGGGTATGGAAACGCTCCTGATCTACCCCTAAAATGTCCGCTAATTGGAAGAATCTTCCGGGGCGTTCGCTAGAAGCGGGTTGCCCCACTCCCACAAAGGCTCCTCCGCTCCGCACCCAGCTGCGAATAATAGAAACCAAGCGACCATCATCCCAGATGTCGCCACCGGTAAATGCGGTGTTGTAGGGGCCAGCGTTAATCAACACATCCACATCGGCAGCTATACCGTGCTCGAGTAGATCCTCGAAACTAATAAAACGGACATTTACTCGCATCCCTGATAGGGCTTCTAGAATGCCGTAGTAGGAATGATTGTATTTATTGGGGAGGGCGTGGGCGACAGTAAAGGCTTGCCAGGAACGCATTTTGCCCCAACAGTTAACAATCGCGACATTTAGGAAACCTTGAGCTGGTTCACTGTTCGTCTGTTGGTGAATATCCCGGAATTCATTGGCAATCGCGCTTACCGTATCCACAAATTTAGGGAACTTAGCCGCCAGACTGAGATAACCCCCGTATCCCATCCGGGCAATTGGGCTACGTAAAATGGCGCGGCGCGCCTTCCTCCAGTTGTCTAAAGCTTCGATGCTGGGATCATTTCCTTCGTAGAAAGTATCCGGGAAGAAATAGGGGAGGAAGCGGCCCTCGGTATATTTCACTCCTGGAATATCGGAAATCATTCGAGTAGTAGTGCCATCTCCGATAGATCCCACTACTGCGTCTAAGCCAAGTTTCTCAAAGCCAGTTAGATAAGGTTCTGTTCCCAACCATTGGTCCCCCAGGAACATCATCGCTTCCTTGCCTGACTTATGGGTCTCGTCCACCATGGTCTTGATATTTTTGTGGACAAAATCAGATACAAAATCTATCCAATCTCGCTGCGGTTTAGTGGGAATGCAGAAAGTAGAATTGTAGGTACCACCATTAACAAAATCTTCAGGACGGATCCGGTAGCCCTTTACCCTTTCAAACTCTTGTAGCGCTTCAGGCGATACAGTAGCGGCGTAACCGAACCAATCTACAATTTTTTCCCGATGCTTTTGGTCAAAAACTAAGGTGAACTGGTAAAAGAAAGTAGTAAATCGAACCACATCAGTCTGGGGATTATCTTTTAACCATTGACGGAAAGTGTCCATCACAAATTGTTGAGTTTCCGGGTTCCGGATATCAAAAGGAATCTCGTGTTCCTTGTCGCCCCAATCATTCGTGAGGTGGTTATACATTTGGACTGGGTCCCAGATGATATACGCCAAGAAAGTAACCGTATACTCATGCATGGGGATAGCTTCAGAAATCTTGACTACCTGCAGGGTAAAATCTGCTTCCCAGTTCGCAGGATCAACGACCTCCCCGGTGGTGCGGTCGATGACTTCCCAATAACGTTTAGGATTAGCGTCTTGATTTGCTTGCAGTTGTTCTTCATAAAAACACTGCATAAACGGGATAGATACTGTATCTTTCTCCGCCAATACTCGTTGAGAAAGCAAATAA
Proteins encoded:
- a CDS encoding sugar phosphate nucleotidyltransferase, which produces MTVTKAVILARGLGTRMRADDGTTNLAGDQAAAASAGTKGLINVGRPFLDYVISSFADAGIKEVCLVIGPEHNAFRKYYDQVEKSRVTISYAIQEEPLGTANAVAAAADFIGNDRALVLNSDNYYPLEVLTQIVKVPGLATAGFARQELIAKSNIEAARVKSYAIMDVENGKLCNIIEKPSEAEISAFPDAPISMNCWIFDARIIPACQTVKPSVRGEYELVDAVRYLIENGEEITVVPVAAGVLDMSSRKDIAEIKTALSGVPVQL
- the gnpA gene encoding 1,3-beta-galactosyl-N-acetylhexosamine phosphorylase, encoding MAAGRFTIPSEENFVAETARIGKLWGADAIRNADGTQLDEDVLALGKKIYSAYFPTRGHNEFISKRMNQTPQIYLLSQRVLAEKDTVSIPFMQCFYEEQLQANQDANPKRYWEVIDRTTGEVVDPANWEADFTLQVVKISEAIPMHEYTVTFLAYIIWDPVQMYNHLTNDWGDKEHEIPFDIRNPETQQFVMDTFRQWLKDNPQTDVVRFTTFFYQFTLVFDQKHREKIVDWFGYAATVSPEALQEFERVKGYRIRPEDFVNGGTYNSTFCIPTKPQRDWIDFVSDFVHKNIKTMVDETHKSGKEAMMFLGDQWLGTEPYLTGFEKLGLDAVVGSIGDGTTTRMISDIPGVKYTEGRFLPYFFPDTFYEGNDPSIEALDNWRKARRAILRSPIARMGYGGYLSLAAKFPKFVDTVSAIANEFRDIHQQTNSEPAQGFLNVAIVNCWGKMRSWQAFTVAHALPNKYNHSYYGILEALSGMRVNVRFISFEDLLEHGIAADVDVLINAGPYNTAFTGGDIWDDGRLVSIIRSWVRSGGAFVGVGQPASSERPGRFFQLADILGVDQERFHTLSVDKYFPPVTTSHFITADLGEEAVIDFGEPVPNTYPISEDTVLIRAEDGQVQLAANDFGKGRGVYISGLPYSAANARLLERILFFAANKENQYALWSSSNPNCEVAEFVAAQRYCVINNTENPQSTVVNLPGGRQEEFNLPGSGIAWRNI